ATGCTGGTGATCATGATGATCGTTGATCCACAAGGGGTTCCTACATATTTATTGGACCTAATATCATTTCTTGGAGTTCTAAGAAGCAAAAAGGGGTTTCTTGTTCCAGTACAGAGGCTGAGTACAGACCGCTTGTATATATAGCTGCTACTTTATCTTGGTTTCAATCTTTGTTCAAAGACTTACATATTCCTCTGTCTTGTCTTCACATATGGTGTGGTAACATTAGTGCCATTTCCTTGGCCTCCAATCCTGTGTTTCATGCATGGACCCGACATGTAGAGGTTGACTATCATTATGTTCAAGAAAAGGTTGTTTGCGGAGAGCTTGATGTTCGTTATATCTCAACTCTAGATCAACATGCTGATTGTCTTACTAAAGGCTTGTCTACTTCTCactttcattatttaatttccaaGCTTCCAGTTCGCTCTTGTCTTGTCAGCTTGCGGGGGTGTGATAACGATAAagataaaacttaaatttgatatatcattatcatcataGTTAGTCTTGTAATTATCTTGTAAGCTAATGTTTATCATATGTATTCTTAGCTTGTATACAAGTGAAGCATATATAATATGAACCTCATCAAAAACTGAGGCTTACAAATTGTCCTCTAGAGCTTTATTGTTTCACTCTATCCAATCCGACCCATACCTACCCCTACTAAGAATACCACTAACACTACTCTTTCGAACTCGATCGATTTCAAATGTTTCTCATCCCATTATTCTGATGTGATGTTTCCCTTGATTAACAAAAAGTAAGGTTAGgttattttaacttaagtcattgatttaaaattttgacataagTTTTGAACTTTTGATTTCAAACAACCCATTAGTAGATATTGTAAGTCAAAGTAATATTTAGTGATGATTATTCATccactattaaattatttgaaattaattgctcaaaatttttgttaaaatttaattcaataatttagattaaaataacCCCTCCAATAATAAAGACAATATATTACAAAGTTTATGTTCAAATCCAGGCTTGATTCCCTTGTAGAAACTTTAAACGTGGCAATTACGATTTAGTTAGAATTGGATTATTCCAAACTCAGAAGTCACAATACAAGTTATAATCTCCCTGTTGCACATATATattggtaaaggaaaatgttattttgaagATAACATTATACTCAATTAATTCACTTTAGTAGTGAAACAAACTAACATTATACTCAATAATGGCATCACCAGTGGTCCCATTGAAGTAAGCAGTCTTAAGCTCAGCAAACCCTCTAGCCATTCTAAACTTGCCTCTCCCTCCGACCACAGCCAACTCACGGCTAGGCTCCGATACCGGATTCCTTGAAAACACGCTGAACGAGCTCCCCTTAAACTCACCACTTGTTAAAGCAAAATCAATGTACATCACAATGGCAAAGTTGTTTGCATCTTGACTGGATGATACATAGAGCCCTTGTGCATTGCCAATGATCTCTGAATTGGATTCAGGGCCCACTCTGAGGGCATCATCAACTGCGAATACGCTGCCAAATGGAGTTGGCGACTTGTCGCCGTCGGTGAGATTAGCATGGGCTACCATGACTGCACTAGGGTTTTGGCCACTGAGGATATCATGGAGGAAGAAATGGAGTTTGGTTACTTTCTGCTGCATGGGGACAGCTGCCACGCTCTCGGAATAGTACTCACCCTGTGTCGGTGCGGTGGCGACGCAGAGAATCACagccaaacaaaaaattacccTATTCTGCATTTTTTTCTCGTATGTATTTCTtcagaataattttataaggataatgacaatgaatcaaatcaaacaatttatAGGGCCTTATCgtctttttataattaattggttTTAACATATATTAGGGAAGAATAATCAACAAAATCCTacagtaatttattttatttcctttgaTGGCCTaattattatacaaattaatgaCAAATCCACCGTTAATtggaaaggaaaaataagttaacaaattgaaaaatcaacCATTTCAAGGATAGTCGTCAATTTCGCCTGGTATAGTGAATagaagtaataataattaattatttatctcaATGAATTCAAATCTCCAGTACTTAATAAAATAGAcaagattttaaatattatacgGATATCTCATGTTGGGAGCTTTTAATTTATGCATGCATTTGTGCTTGTGCATATCCAGCTTTGTGATACGAAAGttattgtttatttcattaactAGTAATATCAACATTCTTGTGCTTATTACGATAAATACAGTTTAGGAAGGATTATGATCTACATATATTAGTATATCTGCTTATTACAAATTTGGAATATGTCACCAATTAACCAATGAATATGAGTAGTACacatcctaaaattttatcttcaaagtCTATCTCAAATGATGTGACATTTATCAATTGGATAgtgagataatataattaatttacttaaatctcataaaaaattttgagatgtgtatcattactcaatgGGTATTCATTTCAGTTAGAATTGTTCGAGAGAGACATGTCCAGCCAAAAAGAGAATGGACAGAAAGCTAGTTACAGAGAGGGGAGTGTTTCAAGTGCGAATGATTGCgggaaagaaattaaattgtaaaagtaaaaaaaaaaaaaaaaacacgttGAGTTAACTAAAATGGATACATATTTAAGGGTATTGATAGAGCCACCACCACcatacaaatttaattgatgagTCATAATTGTATTGGTTAAGATAAATTAAGTGGATCATGTGGACAATTCAATCTTGAGCAGTCTTGGATGTGAATCCAttaaatattacataattCAATCTTGAGCGTTCTTGGATTTGAATCCATATCGACATCATTAAGTCCTTAAAAACTGAGGAAATGAAACCTTATGCAACCCCTAATCTCTTAGTAATGAAAAACAGTTACATTATACTCAACGATGGCATCACCATTAGTTTGATTCACAGAAAAAGTCTTAAGCTGAGCAAAACCTCTAGCCATCCTAAACTTCCCTCTGCCGCCGACCACCGCCAACTCACGTTCCGTCTCCAACACTGGATTCCTCGAAAACACACTGATTGCACTCCCATTGAACTCACCCTTTGtaaaaccaaaatcaaaatacacAACCAAGCTCAAGTTATCTTGTCCCGTCGACGCGTAGAGCCCTTGACAGTTTCCGATGACCTCCGATGTCAGCTCAGGGCCAACTGTGAGTGGATCGTCAACGGCGAACACGGTGCTAAAGGGCGTCGGTGACTTGTCTCCGATGGTGGTGTTTTTGGCTTTGGCTACAAGTACAGCACTAGGGTTTTTGCCACCAAGGATGTCATGGAAAAAGAAGTGCAGGTTGGTGACTTGCTCTTTCATGGGAGAGTACGGCACCGTTTTTGAGTAGTATTGGCCGTGGGCAGCTGCCCAGGTTATGGTGACACAGACGGTGAGAACCCAAGCCAAGGTTAACTTTGCTTTcatattgggaaaaaaaaaaaaatttctggtGCCTTCAAAGTTATTGATTTgcttataaatataagtttgTGACtctaaataaagttaaaatgtAACGTTACATTTCGTTTATTAGCAAATGAAGCGACAGTCATAAATGCAAAGATCCGATTTGAAAAAGATTGAATTTAGTGtgcaatttaaatatttgtgtgTGTTATATTGGGGTAAACGCTCCtccttcaaattttaaaaaattatccaaaataCTTTTGTGGTTAATTTCATAACCGTTGGCTTCGAACTTTTCAtggttaaaataatatttctttctaatgtaacttaaaaattgaaataatttgacACGTATGTAATATGTAAAAagatatgataatttttaacataaacAAATTTACACCAGAgacattaattttgaataattttttaaaatacataaattagtAGATAATTAACCCTAGTTATGGAGGCTAAAAAAGTATTTACAATGGCGGTGATACTATGAGTTGGTTGTTGCCATTTATAAAGAGTAAATTAATTCAGGGAAATTTTTTGGATTCAATTGACATGaggtgtgtatatatataattggcAAGAAATCCACATCCAGCTTGCAAAGCAAAAGTAAAGGATAGAAAGACTGGAGAGGTGAGGTGGCGGATGCGGTCAAATTCGAAGGCCCTTTTAGTTGCTTGTGAAGAGAATGAGGTTTACGAAATGAATTAAGAAGAGAGGGTAATAGAGGAGGTTGAATCAATGGAGTTTACCCTGTTAAAAATCggtgtatttatttatatattttctaaatttatgagattttggggtaatatataacaaataatgGTTTTTAAATGTGGACATCTACAATGTAAATCACGTTTAAATTCATACCAGTATAGCGGTGTAGATTACTTCTAATCTTCTATGGCACTACATATAAAGGGTATCCACACTTAACAGCACTGTAAAGGGGTTAGttcatattttatgaaatgtGCACATGTCTACTCCTGAAGATAACTCATATAACAAATAACTTGTACGTGTGTATCCCTAAATGAGGtatcataaattatttattcccATGTGTATGccattaattgattttatgattaattattaacatataCTCAATCAATGGACGAAATATAAGATGTCACATTAGATAAGATTCAAACTAAATAAGTATAATATTACTTaggttaaaaataatgatagttAAATcgattttaatgaaaataatcctatatacaataagtttttttaaaacaccaaataaattagataattaacCTAAAATTACAGGAGCTAGATAAGCATTTATCATATTATGAGTTGGTTTTGCTATTTTactaagaataaattaatttgaaaaaaattgaattcgACTGACATGAgccatattattattaataggaAACAAAATCCACACCCTAGGCAAGGCAAAAGGTTTAGAGCGGAAAAAAGGGGACGGTGATGTGGCGGGTGTAGGCAGAGTCAAAGGCCcatttaacataaatataaaatgaggGTAGTGTGAGAAAAATTTACCACCCCATCATATTAACCTTTCATATATGGCGTGTTTAATGGGTGCCTTGGTGAGaaccataaattttttattttaaattatgttacttccatcaattttaaatttgtgggttccataataaataaaatctttataaccAACCATACTTGAGAGTCTTACTATTTTGTGCAATCGAACAGAAAACATCAGAGAAAGAGGAGGGTTATTAATCGAGTTCCATAAACAAATTGTTGCAAATTCCATTGCAACTGATATTGGAGCTTGCAATAGGTAACCCAACAATTGATGTTCTTGCTTAGTTTAGGTGAAATCCGTTTTGTATATTCCTTCCTATAATTGAAAGATTTGACCAGAGAGGAGTTAGGTGAGCGGCATGATACTTTTCTCTTGACTCCTTTTGACAATCACCGACTCAATTCAAAACTATTGAATGTCAgaattataaaacatattttGATCCTAATGGCGAAGTTTCTGGGcgattttatgttatattatatgGAATATTAGCAACTCTTGAATTCtcatctaaaataaaaaaagttatagtatgtaaaataattgaattatcattggtcataatttatgaatttattgtatGTTACATTATACATAACATATTCCGACCCAAAGTTTCTTGACatacattttattatcttgtaatgttaaatgaaaaattttcaaaatttttgtaataattttgcgtcacttttattattgaaaattctaaaatcatGTAAAAGTTGCAGATGCTTAAAAAGTTTATATCAGTAGTTCTTgaaatgttatttatttatttttaatataaaattactgataatataaatatcgataaaattttaacacgTATCAATCGTTAATTAGTGACACATAATTCACAGTTCAAATTTTGTATCCAACTTTACAAATTATCATTTCCCTACTCCAAAATAAGCATttctgttatttatttttcccaaAACTTTGTCAGCTTTTCAAAACATAGCTGGGGTATAACATCATTAACATGCATAGGAGGAATGGCCACCGCTTGCCGGCCCTACCAATTGAATTGATCCTTTCTCCCTTTCATATGCAGCACTCACAGGCGCCCCCATAATGGCTTACataataaaacttttgtttcttttcccCTTATTAATGGCTTACATAATAAagcttttctttcttttcccctTATCAGAAACCAAGGCTCTTTATGTGTACAGGTGTAGCCCCTCATAAACATGTGGTAGCTGGCacaatataagaaaatgtcaaaaattctTCCCACTTTCCAAATTTTAGTTAAACAGCCTTTGAATATTCATTGATCACGACACTTTGCAAACCCTTTAAATGAATCTCAGATCACCTTTCTTCTTTACCTGCAAAAGTGCTTTGTATTCTCTTCCTTTTAATTTCAGGTCTTGTTTTAGAGCTATGGCAAAGTTATCGGCGGTTGTTTTACTGCTCATTAGTAGACTGGTGGCTGCAGCAGCGATACAAACAGTGACTTGGGCTACAAGGCTTGAATCCGCAAAAGAGACAACAACAAACTTGCAATTCTACTTTCACGACACGCTCAGTGGCAAAAACCCTAGTGCTGTGAGGATTGCTCAAGCCATTGACACTGACAAATCACGAACTCTTTTCGGCATCGTGATGATGGCGGATGATCCGTTAACAGAAACCCCGGATCCTCAATCAAAACTTGTTGGACGTGCTCAAGGGCTTTATGGGTCGGCTTGTCAGGATCAACTAAGCCTCATCATGTCCATGAGCTTTGTCTTCGTTGATGGTCCTTACAATGGAAGCAGTATCAGCCTCCTTGGCAACAACAGGGCGATGAATCCTGTCCGCGAGATGCCGATTGTTGGCGGCACTGGCTTTTTCCGATTGGCTCGCGGATATGCAGTTGCTCAGACGCATTGGATGGATTTTAAAACTGGCGACGCCATTGTTGGATACAATGTTACAGTTGTTCACTAAACTGAGTAGGTGGAGCCATCTTCTAGTTGGGGATCTGATTCACAATGTTATAAACTCTGTTTTTCACGAAATTACCACATTTGTAAACTGATTTATTTACGACATTTTAAGTTCAAGATTCCCAGATTGAAAAGTTATTCCTGACAGTGGCTTGCGTTTGTTTAATTAGTGGTGGATTGAAGAATAAACTTTTCGAAAACAAGTGCTTTGTCGTTTagttttattgtttctttttatgttAGTTCGCGTGTCtaatcattttcaaatattatgtGGTCGACGTTAACCAAATACTGGACTTCAAGATAATGTTAATACTTCAGCAATCTGATCTGTCGTATAaaacttcattatttttttcacaatttagGTATCTGACCACATTCCTATTCATTTGACATTAATCAACAATCTGTTGGTGccccaaaaaggaaaaaaaaatctatatgaaGTATAGGTACACATACTTTGTAGTTCAATCCggaatttatcaaacattaactcaaaatttattcCTACTGATATACGAGAGGATCTTTATCCTTATAAACAACGAGGCCAGTGGCCACCATTGCAGTACTATAAAAGCCTCTGAGATTCGTCCATCCCATGCTTCCTATTTTTAAGACTTTGCAAACTTTAATTcctcattaaaaaaagagtcCCAAAATCCTCTTCCTAGTTTGCCTTTCAGCTCTTACAACCATTCTTTAACGGTTTAAGAGTACTTTCTACTCTCCTTTAGAATGAGAACGGCTTGCTTTAGTTTGGTGGTGGATCgttgaaaaataaactttttccTACATAAGtgctttgtctttttcttatGAGCAATCATAATTCATAGAGTTATAAACAGCTGTACAAACTTAGTATAAACTGATTTACCatgattaaattgattggattcAATACCTCCAAGTCCacatagtttatttttattgatgaatttaTACGTACAAAATCCAGTGGTGAAGGATAGAGAGTGCTGCCCGGATAGCCttgaaaaatttcatttaaatccTTCTCTTAGTAATGTGAAAATTGCCTTCTTGAAATACTATCTTTACCcccttattatatataatttctatATAATATGGTATCTCTTCTTCCTTTTAACGAAATTAATCAACTCTTCCAAAACATTTTctacaaatgataaaaaagagtttgttattcagttttatttcatttatggGACTTTCTTATCTAAACAACAGATGCACTATAAACAAATTTTGATTACCAAATTTCACTTCatcaaattttaagatttcttAATTTCAAGTAACTATTTACATAGGTAGGGTTAAATTTATGAATGTGTATGGTCCTTTAATTcagaaaacaatatattaGTTTAGCTGTTATCAAATTAACTCCTGCTTATACGCCATTGCCCTCAACAATCTAATGATATTGTGAGGATATATGCTGTTGGGTCTATGGACTCAAGTGAAACTTTTGAGGAAGTTTGGGGAGTTAAATGCAGTTTGACTTCAGTTTAGGTGGGCTGATGATATATGCGTTCTGAGGTGGCAAAAAGTTTGTTATATCTGTTATTACGATTTCCAGTTTTAGCAGTATAAAAACAGCTGGTCATTAGCTTCTGTATtcattccttt
This window of the Citrus sinensis cultivar Valencia sweet orange chromosome 8, DVS_A1.0, whole genome shotgun sequence genome carries:
- the LOC102618999 gene encoding dirigent protein 15, coding for MQQKVTKLHFFLHDILSGQNPSAVMVAHANLTDGDKSPTPFGSVFAVDDALRVGPESNSEIIGNAQGLYVSSSQDANNFAIVMYIDFALTSGEFKGSSFSVFSRNPVSEPSRELAVVGGRGKFRMARGFAELKTAYFNGTTGDAIIEYNVSLFHY
- the LOC102627016 gene encoding dirigent protein 4; translated protein: MKAKLTLAWVLTVCVTITWAAAHGQYYSKTVPYSPMKEQVTNLHFFFHDILGGKNPSAVLVAKAKNTTIGDKSPTPFSTVFAVDDPLTVGPELTSEVIGNCQGLYASTGQDNLSLVVYFDFGFTKGEFNGSAISVFSRNPVLETERELAVVGGRGKFRMARGFAQLKTFSVNQTNGDAIVEYNVTVFHY
- the LOC102618422 gene encoding dirigent protein 23-like → MNLRSPFFFTCKSALYSLPFNFRSCFRAMAKLSAVVLLLISRLVAAAAIQTVTWATRLESAKETTTNLQFYFHDTLSGKNPSAVRIAQAIDTDKSRTLFGIVMMADDPLTETPDPQSKLVGRAQGLYGSACQDQLSLIMSMSFVFVDGPYNGSSISLLGNNRAMNPVREMPIVGGTGFFRLARGYAVAQTHWMDFKTGDAIVGYNVTVVH